In Brassica napus cultivar Da-Ae chromosome A3, Da-Ae, whole genome shotgun sequence, the sequence tctgattggttgatttttctatcctatgtggacaccctctccatggcttatatcccccttttagtatagtatatagATCGGCTCACGATATCCATTAAAAATGTATCCTTGCAGTCTCAGACGGTGTTCACAAAAACCTCAAACATAACCAACAACTAAAAGAAcgcttttaccaaaaaaaaaaagcaactcAAGGAAACCCATCGATGGCTACTGAGAAATTTGGGATCATAATTGAGAAGAATCCACCCGAGTCCACACtaatccaactcggtgttcgtAATATGGCCCAAGTACGCCTTCTTGATCTCTGCTCTCTGTTCGAACACAACTAGTATACAATCATCAatgttctttaatttattttctcttGAAAGAGAGCTTATAGCATTTTTCCTTGCCTGGAGAAGAATGCCTtaaccttttgttttttttttaattcgattTCAATGACACAGGTGGGAACTTATTCCTCCAAGCAAGTTTCCATGGACTTTCAGTACAAAAGAGTCATGTTATCTGCTCAGAGGCGTGCCTACAGTGTATTGAAAAAGGCATTCGCCTTAGGCCCCCGAATAATATTACGTTTTTagggcccaaaatttaaaataatttctagtTTAGTTGCTTAAActtatttctaaaaaattttCTACGAGAATCGAATAACTCAATTTCTAAATCCATATACTTTTTTCTTATAGGACATAACATAACATATTTAcgtaataaatttattcttgCAAGTGTTAAACTTATGTATTTCGCGAAAGTGATATATcgtattagaatttttttttttttatagttatatataaatttatttttaaaacttgccTTAGGCCCCTAAAACCCTTCGCACGGCACTGTATCTGCTTGAGGGGAAAGTGAAAGTGTACCCTGATGGATCCGATGAAGCCGTAGAGATCGAAGCAGGTGACTTGGTTG encodes:
- the LOC106436440 gene encoding uncharacterized protein LOC106436440 isoform X2, with product MATEKFGIIIEKNPPESTLIQLGVRNMAQVGTYSSKQVSMDFQYKRVMLSAQRRAYSAPKTLRTALYLLEGKVKVYPDGSDEAVEIEAGDLVVFPKGLSCTWDVSVTVDKHYYHSE
- the LOC106436440 gene encoding uncharacterized protein LOC106436440 isoform X1, coding for MATEKFGIIIEKNPPESTLIQLGVRNMAQVGTYSSKQVSMDFQYKRVMLSAQRRAYSVLKKAPKTLRTALYLLEGKVKVYPDGSDEAVEIEAGDLVVFPKGLSCTWDVSVTVDKHYYHSE